A stretch of DNA from Coccidioides posadasii str. Silveira chromosome 1, complete sequence:
GAGATCCCGACGCCCTTGAGGTCCATGATCGTGCAGCAGGTTTCGAGAAGATGACCTGATTTGCGTGCACAGGCGGGGAGGCGGGGATCAGCGAGCTTTTCGTACTCGCAAACCAAACTTTTGAGCATGCGTTCGCTGGTGGTGATCTTGTACATGGCTGTGAGGTCGATTTTGCCAAGCTGTTCGATGTAGACGGGTCGTCCATCCTGTGTAGGGGTTCCAGAACTGTTAGCAGAGTGTATGCGTTCGGTCGCCAACTCCCTATAGGGGGCCCCGGAGAATAATAAACATACCTTGTCCGTCTTATGATAGTATTGGGGGTAGTACTCAAACACCTGCTCCTTTTCCGTATAATGGAAATCTGTCACCAGCGAATCTGTTCCAAAATCTTTTCTCCATTGCTCGCAGGCGACGAACCTAAACAGGACATATCCAGGTCAACAACAATAACGGAAAAGCACCAGATCCTAGAAAAATTGCCAAAAGAAATTCCTGGCCAAGGacaagaagaggaaaaagagggaaaaaaaaaaaaaaaagaaaaaaaaagaaagctcaCATAGTCTTCGCAGCCTCTACATTAAACTTCCTCGCTCTGAGAAACCTCAGTAAGGTCAAAGTATCCAGGCGATCAGTGTACCCCAGAGCCTCCAGCATCATCCTCAGCTGAGCAACCTGCGCATCCTGCTCCGGCGTCGTGTGGCCTGGGTGCCCGGATTGCGCTACAGGAGCCGTGGTGGGAAAATCATAATCGTCGTACTTGGAATCAAGCTTAAGAGGATTCGTAGGTTTAGCCGGGGGTGTAGTCGACATGATTAATGCGATTATTATGAGGGAAGTGTGCGTTGTGTGcgtgagagagagagagagagagagagagagagagagagaatttTGGTCTCAAGCTGCTGTAGGCTCCAAGAAACCCGAACGGTTGAAGACggtctctttctttgtattGTTCTCGAGAATGAGAAAAAAGCACACAGACCGAGCGATGAGTTTGACAGCTGAGTTTTGAGAGCTGAGTTTTCGAGGACGAATCGGCGGGAGGGCGGGCAGGCAAGGGGGCGGCGGGGCGGTGATCGTGGAGGGTTCCTGTTGCTGGGATCTGGGCGTGGGTCCGTGGGCAGTTGCTATGCGAAAGGAGGTTCGTTGAAGATCGATCGCTAAGCTGGAGTATCCTTTTGTCCCCTTTGACATGAACTAAACTTAGGGTTAGCCGAGCCTAGTCTCCCTGTCGGGGCTTTGTGACCGAGAATTTGGCTCGAGCAATCGTCAAGCGGTGAAAAGACGCTGTGGCGCCAAAGTTGGTTCTTCTGAAGGGCGGATGGAGTTCCGGGAGGGGCAATTCCAACGTCTGGAAAAGCCTACCCAGACACAGATTCCCCTGCCGGCGAAAAAGGGCTTACAAAAGCTCAGTTACTCCTAAAATATGGCTATATAAGAAGTCCAGTGCCAGCTCAGAGAAGTAGTAATCATCAACTGATCTTCGTCTCAGCTTGACATCCTCATCTGGCCGCGACCCACCACCGTATCGTCATGAGATGGGATAACGAATGACATACAAAATCCCCACATACctttcccccccttttttgcCGTCCAGATGGTGAGCCACGGTCAGCTTCCCCTGACTCGGCAGCTTGGAGCTTAACCAAAATGACTTGAGACAATTAATTCAGGAGTTCTCCCTGCCAGATCCAAACCGTGCTTGAGTCTCACCCCTCGAGGGCAAGGCGTCTACTCCGCATGCACGGAAGCATCGTCGGGGGTGAAAATTGGACGTACAGGTCATCTGTCTATCTCACCGCGCAGGAATGGACGGTTGTAACGGGCCCCCTAATCGAGGAACGTAATGGGCACGTTACCCTTAGCCTCATGGAAAAGAGTAGTTACAGAAAAGGAACTAGAAAACACGGCATTTCTGTCCCTGTCGCCGCATCGAGGATCGAGCCGTCTTCAATTAAACCATGGCTCTCAATACTACGAATGCCGGCCACACTTTGCCGTCAACAACCGGTCCCCCGGCCATCTGGACGCATTTTCCCAAAACCCTCGATCGTATCATTTCATCCGACCTCGGAGGACATGCCTTCGTGCAAATTGTCAATGACAAACTAGCGCCCATGATTGATTTTGATCTTAAAGATGGTCGCAGCCGCTTCTCTTCCAATTATTATCTCTGGACCACCTGAAGAAGCCATGGAAATGGCCAAATGTTTTCAAGACGGCTTCTGAGCAGATGCACTTGAGGTTGATTCTCATATCAGTCTCGTAAAAGGTGTTCTACATTTGCCGGCTTACTGCACGCTTCTAGTCCTGTTCGCCGATAGAATTCTCGCCCCAACTTGCCTAGCTGTATCAAAATAGTGCAACGGTCTTATCAGTTGTATCTGGATGGCTGCCTAGAATAAGTCGATCATGCAACTGTGACTAGAAATAGGATACATTCCATGTATCAAGTTTGAGAGATGACACTCCTTGCCCTCACAGACTATGAATCTTCCTTCACTTACCGCTGGCAAGGACACGAGTGGTCTATAACCGTGCCGAATCCCAAATGGATACACAAGGGTCACTAATAGGCTGTGGTTGAGAGAGGAGGTGTAAGAAAGAATCTATAGGCTCTTTAGGGTAGCTAACGCTGCTTCAAGAAGCCCACATAGCTGAGGCCTTTGAAGATATGCGGGCAGTCGCCCGGCTATGTATAGAACTTTGTCTGCATCAATGTgtacaaaaaagaaaaagaaaagaaaaaagaaaaaaagtgaTAACTAGCCAATCTAAGAGAGAGTACCCTCCAACAGCTACCTCCGGGGAGCATGTGTGCATGTCGACGCTGTGTGCTTATGACCCATTGTTGAGTCTTGACAGATATTTCTTCCTGTTGCTGTCATACCAACAGTAGTACAGTTATCCAGGTGAAATGAACTTGCCATCTCCGAGAGATACAGCTGAGCCAAGCAAGGTCGAGTTTATATACATGACTCCCACGGGTGAAACTAACTCTAACTTGAAGGTCTTAACATGAATCACAGAGCCATTCAAAAATAAAACTATGTTATTAAAAGGAGTTTACTCTGGTGCTAGTCATTAACCTAGCCAACAGTACAAATATATTGGAATTAACTACCATCTTCATGAAGCTAAATGCGAAGGCCAGCCAGAAATATCACAGCGGCTCAAAAGTAATTATTATGTCCCAATAGACCCCTATGAtaagtacatacatacataacAGGAGTTGCAGAGAGATCGCTTTCTCATCTGCACCATCACTACATCAAAAACCAGTGTGAGATGAAAAAGCACCCGCTCAGAAGCAAGCAAGTAACGTCAGAAGGCAATAATCAGTGTAGCCCGGGCGGGTTGGGGGGTGTCATTCAGAGGAATTTTTTTGCAGATAAAAAAAACACACAAAAACACAAAAgactaaaaaaaaaaacacagGAGGGGAATCTGATAAGCACAATACGGTGAATTAatataacaagaaaaaagaaaagaaataaaagaaaagaagtcaATCAAACAGCATCGGGGGCGCAAGAGGAGGGGCGGGACGTCGACTCAATCATATCAAATTCAAAACCGACACGCAAAGAACAAATATGACCACCATCTGCAGCCCTCCTCTCCCCTCCCCGGCCAGCGGTTGGGGGCGGGAGAAGCAGCAACTCGTGGTCTCCATTAGCAGACACAAGGGGAGGATAAAAGCCACTATGGGATGGATTACAGCATTagatatttttcttttctgctctTTCCCCTTTCTCTCAGCCAGTGAGAGTCGGGAGTAGAGTGCGTCATCCGGGTGGGATGCGGGTAGGCAGAATAGTCAAGCATAAAAATAATACGGGGCATGACTTGAGAGGGTGGAAGGGGAAACAAAAACAGTAAAAAGGGGGAATTTGAGGAAGATGCCTTCGCCTTTCCCAAGTAGTGATGTGTACGCAAACGTGCGAAATTTTTCGTAGGGTAAAATAAAAGCGGGCTTCAATCGGGGCCTCATATCTTCCGATAGACTGTCGTACCATCGACAACACAAAGCGCTTAAAGCCTGCTCCTTTTGTTCATTTTTGGCTTCCTCGTTTTACCAGCCTTTCTTTCGAGCAAAGCGTTTGTTCAGCAGCGCCAACACCCTGGAGACATTGAACTGAACGTATTCCAAGTCCAGATCTTCTTGGTTATCCTTCTGCATCTCCAGCAGATCATCAAGTTTCAAGTCAAGCTCCAAGAGACCACGCGCACGTCCTGAAGAGCGGGTAAAGTATAAGTGAGTAAATCCATCAACTCAAAACAAACCAAGAAAACAAAAGGGACACTTTGAGGGGGGGAGTTACTAACCTTTATAATGCAAGCTAATAACAAAGGTCCCCGGCAACGGACTCTTGAACATAAAATATATATTAGCCCTTCGGTTTTCGGGAACATTACTCTTTCGAATAACCCCTTCCTTCTCCAGCTGCTGATGTGTGAACTTATACGGCCCCAGCTCCTGATGTTTCTGCTGCTTCCTCTGCTTCCCCTCCGACTGACTGCGCACATTATGCAGATACGACTTATAAGTCTCCAGCTGCATGACCAGGTACGTATTATGGTCGCGAATCGTCCGATACACCTCGTCCAGCTTCCTGGTTTCCTCAATAACCTTCTCCTTCAACGAGCCCAGGTGGACGAGCTCCTGCTCGACTTCGTTCCGAAGCAGGCTAAAGTCATCAGACTTATCGATGACACCGAGTTCTTGAAGCGAGCTCAACAGCTCCATCGTACGAATCCCCTTGCGCACCATGACAGCGTCGTTCTTCAGCGTCGCAGCAGCCTCAGCGATCCGATCTAATCGAAGCGGGCGGCGCGTAACGGCCGAATTTGGCGGCAGTGAACGTAGGATCTGAACGAATGTGGACTTTGCTTCCATGAAATATATCTCTTCCTGGGTGATATCCAACGCCGAGGTTAAGTCGTCGATCGGGGTCTCCCACTTGCTAAACAGCGGTAGATTTATGACTCGGTTCTCCTTGCGCGGTAATTGGGGCGGGGATGGACCGAGTTCCTGTAGTAAGACGTGAAGATGCGAGTGTTGGTCGGAGGCCAGGGCGGCACTGTGTTTATCAAGGAGGGCATGAGTGGCGTAAACTTCGTTTAGAGTGATCTGCAACTCGAGATCGCGCTTGGAGAGGGCAACATAATTATCCATTTCCAAACTTTCATAAAAGTCTTGAACCTCGCAGAGATCCAGCAGGAATTTGTTGACCCGTTCTTTATTCTGATGGATGAACGGCTGTAGTTTGGCCATGTATGGCTCTTTCGCGTAAGATGGCTTGTTCGCGATGTTCTGCAACATCTTCGCGATAAGCGTCAATGTACGCCGCGGCTTCTCGGCGGGCGTTCCGTCGATAAGCATGTAGGATCGAGGAGTAACAATAGCGGGGTTGATGAATcgcaaaaagaagaacccTCCAATCAGGGTGCAGATCGTATGATCTTGCGCATCAGGGTATTTCCGTCTCGAAAGACTCCTGATCTGCTTGCAAATCCAACGGATACCGTACGGGGTCTCCTCGAGTCCCTCGATGATCGTCCCAAGGAAAGCATTGGCGATGTCGCTCAGCATTTTTAGACGCGGCGCGATAATCGCCTGGACCTGTTCGTTTGCAGCAGCGACTTCTGCCGTCACCGACTTTGGCAGATAGTCTGGCAAGGATCCTGTATTTTCTTCGATTTGTTTCACCATTGTTTCGTAGACTTTCAGCGGGTTGATCTCAAGATCCACGTCCTTCAATTCAATAAGAGAGTTGATTTGATCTGCAAGGACCTGCTTCAAATAAGCTTGTCCGGGGCCTCTTCGGGTGTACGTTGTCATCATCCGAGACACCGGAGTGTTCTGACGTAGAAGGGAAGAGTATTCAGGGGTGTTGTCGAATTGATATGTGAGGACGGATTGGAACATGGTCAGTAAGAGATGCTCTTCTCGGCTTTCGTATTGGTTACCGTAGATAGTGAACATGACGGTTTGAAGCAGCGAGTCGATCTCAGCCATCGAAACCAGTCTGCAAAGGTGTGCGATATGACGCGGTTCGGACTGTAAGAGGAATAAGAGATTTCCATATTTCTGAGTTTTATCGTCGTTCGGGAAGACACCCTCTTGGAGTTCGGCTGAATCGTCGAGGTGGCTAGCGACTTCGTTTTGCTGGTAGTAAAGAACGAGTCAGTTGCGATAATActggaaaaaaataaaaaaataaaaaagaacaataaaagaaaagaaaagaaaagaaaaaaaaaggctcgACGTATATGTGCGGAGAAAAAAGACATACTTCTTCTAACGCCATGCGGTTCTGAATCAAAAGCGCAATTCTCGAATCCAAATATCGCACGTCTTTCTCAAGCACGAAGTTCTTCTTCGACTGCGACGATATCTTCAACTTCAATTCCCTCAGAGCTTTCTGCGCTATACACCGAGACAGAGATAAAACCGTCAGCAAAAAGCTCGGCCGGATGTGAGAGAGTGGGTGTTGGGTTCTCGTCAAACCTTTTGCCAGCTCATCTGATATCTCAAGATCCTTATCCTTTGCCGACATGGACAGATACAGAGCCGTGACGGACATCCGCTTGGACTGTCGCATAGAGCGGGCATCGTGCGAAGACATGGTGTTTTGTCTGGTCATGGGCTGGaatgaagaggatgaagatgtAGACGCCCTCGACGCCCGCGAGGCTGGCTGGAGCATTGTTGCGACTGACATGGCTGCGGTGTTGCTTCCTTtattttccttctttttctttttcttttttttattattccCGGCAAAATAAATCGATAAACGAAGgccaaaaagaaagcaaaggGTATATGCCGAACGctattcaacaaacagcagctttccttttctctttttcgaaaaaaaaaaaaaaaggaaaagaaaaaagccaATAGATGCAAAAGGAGCGAAGTCGTTAAACGAAGGACGACGGCACAGTACAATCACCAATGCTCGACAAGACGGTCACCACTCACACGACCCTATAAAAGCTCCCGAGCAAGCGATTGCAACTGTTAGCAAAAAAGAACTTCACGGCGAGCGCCAATGGTAGTTGAACCCACATATTATTATGCGTTCCCGTCGGAGAAGATCACCATTGGAGCgcacaagaaaagaaaagaaaagaaaagaaaagaaaagccaCTGTAACTGGGGCGATCAGAGGCGAGCTGGCTTATATGGACGCGGGGTGGGAATTGGCGCCGTTGGTTTGCGAGAAGCGCGTTGGTTTGCTAGCCCCTCTCCGCTCGTGAGTATGTaggatgtatgtatgtacgtgGTCCCGGTCTCTGGTATTATCGGAAGCGGAATGGCTTCGAACCCAGGTCAGGACAGGGGTGGAGGAGAGAGTGTGTGAGCGTGACAGTGAGAGAttggagagggagagggagagagggagagagtctgggagaggaagagagtgGATGCCAAGAGGATATAGTGTAGGATGTCGAACCGAGACAAGGAGACCTGTCAGGGATCGTGAAGTCGGGGGAACGGGCGCAAGATTCCGCTCGGTGACGGCAGGGCAAGGAAGACAAGGTCGCGCAACTATTAATGTGGGACAGGTTGCTGGCTAATGTGGTGACGAGGGCGGTTTGCGTTGTTGAAGTTTTGACACGCAGGTGGAATTGCCAATTAACGCAAAATGAGACTTGGGAGGATGCGTGAAACAAGAGCGGGAAcaaagaattaaaaaaaaaaaaaaaggaaagaaaataagtgCAGGAAAGGATGAAGGACGATCAGGTCGGTGGTCGGCGAAGGCAGAGAGGAGGACgtagtggtggtggtggttggTGGGATGCAAGGGCTGAATGACGGCAGAGAGAATTACAGTGCAGTGATTGAGAGATCAGACGAGAGCAGCAGATGGGCTGGGCGGTGTGTGCTGGTCAGTGATGGCCGGTGACAAtgatgaaaaagaaaaaaaaactgTGAAGACAGTGATGAGGATAATTTGTCGacaagtactctgtaccgATGGCTGTGAACacagaaacaaaaaaaaaaaaaaaaaaaaaagagaaagaggggAACCTGAAGCAGTTAAGTTCGTGAGAGCAGGGCCCCCGTCACGCTTGGGTCTGTTAGTTCGTGGGTGGGAGTTGCGAGATGGAGGCGAAAGGGCGGTTTTGGCGCCAACGATGATGCTTGAAAGGGGGCACCGAGCCTGTTCGAGGATGGAGGAGTTTGTGCGGCTAACTTTCGAGTTAAATATGGGTTACAGGTTCGAACAGCCGCCATCCCGTCCGTCCACGACCCGGTTCCTGATCCCTAATCTACGGAGTCCATAAATACATAGATACTAAGATTCGACGACGCCTCCGATGAGAGGATGATTCTGTAATATCTCTCTGCATCGAATTGGACTGACTAGAAGTGTATGTAGGGGGAGTTCCTGGAGACCCTTCCCTTTGCTTTGCGACCGGGGGCCAACTTGATCCGCACGCAGGCCGAGCACGGTCCAGCAGCTCAACCAGAGCATTTCTCGGGTGAAtaattaactaactagccAACTAATTCAAGAGAGTGAGGAATCTTCCTCCACAGGGCTGCCTGGTGGGAGTTCCTTCGTCATCTACGCGAACGCTGAcgaaacttttttttttttcttttcctttttctttttcctggtttttttttttttttttttggagggCGACCGGCCGGTTCATGCCACGCACGGGGAGTCAGTTAACCAACTACACCACCTTGGCGGAGGGCAAACCATGGTAGCTCCGGCGTTGGAGATGATTCGACACCTTTCCTGCCAGACCCGATTCAGCTAGCGAGAGGCAGCATGTGCAGCAGCGTGTggaggggaagaaaaagaaaagaagagcaCTCTTTGTTTTATTTCCCTGGACTTTGCGGAGTAACGAGACCAAACTAGCCTAAGCTAAGCAAAGCTAAGTTGCAGTGGGGGGCAGATGAGCAGCCAGTTAGGTCGGCCGGTGTGGTTTGAATTAGCGGGGGATTTGCCAGCCCCCTGAGAACTTGAGAGTCAAAAAATGAGGAGAACAGCCGAGCAAGCGAGCGAGTGCGAGAGTGAGAGTGAGAGTGAGCTGGGGTGATCAGGGACTCCATCATATCAGTCTCAATATAATTACTGAATAACAACACTCACGACAACTtttatacatatatatatatatatatagataaGAGGTACAATGGTCTTGGTAACTGCCTGTTGCGGGATTGTTTAGTTAATGCTGCTGTTGCTTCAGTCAGTCAGTCAAAGTTCGTGCGGCAGGAAAGGGTGTTCTCTGTTGTGGGTAGTTCCTGCCTGCATATCTTTTGTCGCCAAGCAAAACATTTTCTCAATAAGATTTGAAGGAAGGTACgaagggagagggagaggggggTCTTGAGCTTAACTAGTTCCgagttagttagttaatttATGTGTGTTCGGAGGGGGAGTTGTTATTTAGTTACATGGAAGGAGTGGGTGGGTGTGGGTTGAGGGTTAAGTACTGTATTAGTTCCCTTTCCCAGGTCATGCGGGAGTTGTTGCCAACTTTTGAAACACTCCCTGCAGCCGTCGATTGCCGAGTCAGGTAGGAACTGGAGAGAGACCTATTCAGGAAGGCATAGTTATACTCTATCTGGCGTCATGCCTCTTGTTACTGTTTACTATACTCTGTATATActtgtgtgtgtgtgtttcTTTTACGACGTGCAGGCTAATCTTCGCCGGTCATCCATGGCTGAAACCCCAACACGAACAGCTGGACTTGTTCATCCGGGAATTCCGCAACTAAATGGTCACCGCGTAAGGAGGAGGACGAGAACGTAGGCGGTTTCTGGTTGCCTGCAGCAGGTCCATGACCTTCCAGCGTCCGTTGTGCATAACGCTACGGAGCATTTCTCCACCCGCCAAAGCAACagcctcctcctccttcagAAGAGCAGCCCAGTAGAATTCGTGCTccgtatactccgtactccgtagatcaCCAAAATGTCAAATCACCACAGCAGCACCGCCCACAGCTCCTTGAGACCCTGGCAGCCACCGTCCTTATTCTTCATTCTTGCATAACTATAGCATATTAATAAGACCGAGTATCAATGGCCAGTGAGGAACCCCCCCCACGCACTGTTATgaaaagaagaggacgaagaaaagaagaaaaaaaaaaaaaagggccaaAGCCCTCCCCGGCGCTGATCACCCGCCCCAAATCCTCCGTTCAATGCACGTAAACAACcaccccccaaaaaaaagtCCACTTCTCCCCTTAGCACGCCGGTACCTGCATTGGTCCACCTTCATCTGTCGATATCTGCTCTTCCCGGCCTTCCGCCCCATGCATGCACTCTTACGGAGAACGGAGCACCATGGGTACACTCGTATGCAGgtcttcccccccccccccccccccccccctttttttttttttgtttttttttaaaaaaaaaaaaattctctTCCTACTCCCCCGGGCGCTTCCTTAGTTGGTTGGTAATTGGCGTTTATGAGATTGTGCTGCAGGACCACCAGTCCAGATCCAGCTGACCATCGCAATAATGCATGTGCGAACGCATCCATCATATCTCCGGTACGTAGTAGATCCTCTGTTATGTGCGTGCGCAGGGATGGACGGTGTAAAAACCGTCATAACtcgagaaaaagaagaaggaaaaacaaaagCAGGTCTTCAGGTCAGATTCAAAACTCGCCTGCGTCCCGTCCTGCAGAAACGTAACGGAGGACACAGACTTATGCACCGACAAGCAATCGCACAACGGTCGCCTTGTGGGTTTTGGCCGCCTTGGGGGTGCTGGACTCCCGTCTGGACCCCCTGACTATAAAATAAATACATGGATATATTGCTGCGAAAAGAAATTTTATCTTCAAGCGCCAGTTCATGTCCCCCTGTGAGCCATGCCTGCGATTTCATTTGCAACGAGTATGTaggaaatttaaaaaaaaaaaaaaaaggcctccGTAAAAGCAAATATTTCAAACAAAGACACATCGAGAATTCAAAACATAGCGGACGAATCCCTGGTTATCCCATAAGAAAACATAACTCCCATGCCCATGCCAAATTTTTATTTCCCCTGGTCCTGTCCAGTTTACTAAGGCGCACAAGGCGACGAACAACAACCCTCTCCCCCCTTCCCTTGATCCCCTCCCAAGCACACacttcctccctctccatCTTACTTCTGAAATGTAAACGACTTTCCACCGCCCATATCCTTCTTCGACTTCCTTAACGCCTGCGGTGCATCCAACACCTTTGCATAGGGATTAAACTGCGGCTTTCGGGGAAGATTACGCACATCCTCCGCCCGCCCTGCCTGAAGCACAGACTCCGCATTCGTATAATCAAATGGAGCAACAACATCTTCTGCCGCACTGGTCTTCTGCTTCTTAGATCCAAGGCCAGCGACATCTGGACGTGGTGAGTTCGAGACCGGCGACGGAGCAGGCGAGCGCTCCGTGTCGGCCGGCGCGGCTTTGCGTTTCGGCCCTGCGCCGAATTGCTTGACGGTGAATATCTGATCCGCTGCTAGGCCTGAAGTtcgatcttcttctttttcggATTTTGGAGCTGGAGGTGTGGCTGATGTCTCCATGGCCTCATCTTCTATCCCATGGGCCTCTTCTGAGATATTTATCGGCATCGAAGGCAGCGGTAACGAAAGTGCAAGGGCATCGGCGGCAGCGAAGGGGGCGTATACAGATGCGTTCGTGGACTCGGTCTGCTCCAACGTGGTACCCCAGAATTGAGAGACAAGCGCCCTCACCGCCTTTGCTGAAGATGCCATGCTAGCTTCCTTCTCAGCACCTGCAGGACTCGGCTCCATAGCTTTCACCCCCGAAACCAACGTCGCCGGACCGGAAGCAAGAACCTCATGTAACTCCGGACCGTCTACACCACTTGCCTTGGCGTCTTTGATCACCTTGAGTAGCTCTGACAATCTTTTCCTCAGAGAAGGCGATACAGGAATAGCAAGCTTCAGCAACCCGGCCTGGTCGGATGGCATTCCGTGCGCGATGGCAAAGAGAGCTCGCTTCGAGAGAACTGATTGTACCCCTTCATCGTCCGTCCTTGCTGTCTGGTCTCGCCACCGATGCACCGCTTTAAACACCGCCAACTGTTCGCGATTGAGCAAACTCGGACTCCGCGATAGAACGTCGTACCAACCCCCGGATCCCTGGCCGGTCTCTGCATCATACACAGGCCGCTCGTATCGCTGCAATGCCTCCTCTTTCGACTTGTCCTGAACGTAATCGATCAAGTTCGTATCGGGAGTGGATTTTTCAATAAGTTCATTCCGTAGGTTATCGTAGATGTAGAGAAGATAGTGGGTGTCAGATCGCGCGTAGTCGAACATTCCTGGGAGCAGAGGTCGAAGTCGCCAGTCCGCGGTTTGGTACTGCTTCTCTGCCTCCAAGTTGACAAATTTGTCGAGTAAGAATTTCAAGCTTTTCTTTGGATAGTTGAGAGCAACGGAGGCGTGGTAGGTGTCGAAAAGCCCGACCAGATACAATCCCAAATCTCGCTGCAGCCAAATCACGTCCATCGACGAGCCATGCAAGACCTTCAATATGCGGGGGTCCGCAAAAACCTCGTTCAGAATCTGTAGCTCCTCTCGCCAGGGTAGCAGTGTGTCGACTATCCAGTCCTTTTCACGGGTGCTGATTTGCATCAAACAAACGAGACCATGGTATGAATGCGCATCATGATGTTCGAGATCGACAGCGATTTCTTTTGCTGATTTCAACTCCTCTAGCATTACCTTGACACCCTCTATGGTGTTCACAAACGTCGCGGTTGTTGACTCGAAAGGTTTGTATAGCTGAGGGGTGGAGCTCGAGTATGTAGAAGCGGGGTAATGGCAATCTTTAATCTCATGGGCGTAAGGGTGCTCGCTCCTAAGACAAAAGAGATACTTGTTAGCATGGACCTCAAGCACGAATTTTCATTATGCGCAGCTTACTGTTCAACGTCACCGTTAGTGCTGGTCTGCTCAGCGACCGGAGGTAGAGGGATGAGCGCATGAGGTTTCTGTCGCAATATTGGTCTAAATGGCGAAGAGGCATGATTGTTTGGACGAGTCTTGAAGGAAAGCTGCGGCTTCGGAATTTTCGATGAAGCAAAGTTGTAAGCACCCGGGAACTGAGCTTTGGACGCTCGTTTGTTGAGTTCTTGACCGCGTTCATCTTGCGACGGACCGAGTTTCTTGATTATCCCAGTAAATTCATCGAGACAAGCATCGGCTTTCTCCAATAGCTCGTCGATAACGTCGACTACTCCTCT
This window harbors:
- the SEC14 gene encoding cytosolic factor, phosphatidylinositol/phosphatidylcholine transfer protein (EggNog:ENOG410PG4Q~COG:I): MSTTPPAKPTNPLKLDSKYDDYDFPTTAPVAQSGHPGHTTPEQDAQVAQLRMMLEALGYTDRLDTLTLLRFLRARKFNVEAAKTMFVACEQWRKDFGTDSLVTDFHYTEKEQVFEYYPQYYHKTDKDGRPVYIEQLGKIDLTAMYKITTSERMLKSLVCEYEKLADPRLPACARKSGHLLETCCTIMDLKGVGISNAASVFGYIKQASAISQNYYPERLGKLYIINAPWGFSTVFSVVKGFLDPVTVSKINVLGSGYEKELLAQVPAENLPKQFGGQCECPGGCPFSDMGPWQESEWAKPPKWAKKDDKGEEAEKKEEGKAEGEEEKKEDADKEKAAAAPAETTSAPAQKDQISA
- the GAP1_1 gene encoding glyceraldehyde-3-phosphate dehydrogenase 1 (EggNog:ENOG410PGAJ~COG:T~BUSCO:1988at33183); protein product: MSVATMLQPASRASRASTSSSSSFQPMTRQNTMSSHDARSMRQSKRMSVTALYLSMSAKDKDLEISDELAKAQKALRELKLKISSQSKKNFVLEKDVRYLDSRIALLIQNRMALEEQNEVASHLDDSAELQEGVFPNDDKTQKYGNLLFLLQSEPRHIAHLCRLVSMAEIDSLLQTVMFTIYGNQYESREEHLLLTMFQSVLTYQFDNTPEYSSLLRQNTPVSRMMTTYTRRGPGQAYLKQVLADQINSLIELKDVDLEINPLKVYETMVKQIEENTGSLPDYLPKSVTAEVAAANEQVQAIIAPRLKMLSDIANAFLGTIIEGLEETPYGIRWICKQIRSLSRRKYPDAQDHTICTLIGGFFFLRFINPAIVTPRSYMLIDGTPAEKPRRTLTLIAKMLQNIANKPSYAKEPYMAKLQPFIHQNKERVNKFLLDLCEVQDFYESLEMDNYVALSKRDLELQITLNEVYATHALLDKHSAALASDQHSHLHVLLQELGPSPPQLPRKENRVINLPLFSKWETPIDDLTSALDITQEEIYFMEAKSTFVQILRSLPPNSAVTRRPLRLDRIAEAAATLKNDAVMVRKGIRTMELLSSLQELGVIDKSDDFSLLRNEVEQELVHLGSLKEKVIEETRKLDEVYRTIRDHNTYLVMQLETYKSYLHNVRSQSEGKQRKQQKHQELGPYKFTHQQLEKEGVIRKSNVPENRRANIYFMFKSPLPGTFVISLHYKGRARGLLELDLKLDDLLEMQKDNQEDLDLEYVQFNVSRVLALLNKRFARKKGW
- the RRP6 gene encoding exosome component 3'-5' exonuclease (BUSCO:248360at4751~EggNog:ENOG410PGUF~COG:J~BUSCO:2577at33183) — protein: MDLATEFSPFQEKLTAALVQATKTTSQLLAQDIAFQRSVNPSLSNSLDEQSARFLGLTNSILRFATSGSDLNAPSLEDEDGVDDNWRGVVDVIDELLEKADACLDEFTGIIKKLGPSQDERGQELNKRASKAQFPGAYNFASSKIPKPQLSFKTRPNNHASSPFRPILRQKPHALIPLPPVAEQTSTNGDVEQSEHPYAHEIKDCHYPASTYSSSTPQLYKPFESTTATFVNTIEGVKVMLEELKSAKEIAVDLEHHDAHSYHGLVCLMQISTREKDWIVDTLLPWREELQILNEVFADPRILKVLHGSSMDVIWLQRDLGLYLVGLFDTYHASVALNYPKKSLKFLLDKFVNLEAEKQYQTADWRLRPLLPGMFDYARSDTHYLLYIYDNLRNELIEKSTPDTNLIDYVQDKSKEEALQRYERPVYDAETGQGSGGWYDVLSRSPSLLNREQLAVFKAVHRWRDQTARTDDEGVQSVLSKRALFAIAHGMPSDQAGLLKLAIPVSPSLRKRLSELLKVIKDAKASGVDGPELHEVLASGPATLVSGVKAMEPSPAGAEKEASMASSAKAVRALVSQFWGTTLEQTESTNASVYAPFAAADALALSLPLPSMPINISEEAHGIEDEAMETSATPPAPKSEKEEDRTSGLAADQIFTVKQFGAGPKRKAAPADTERSPAPSPVSNSPRPDVAGLGSKKQKTSAAEDVVAPFDYTNAESVLQAGRAEDVRNLPRKPQFNPYAKVLDAPQALRKSKKDMGGGKSFTFQK